Below is a window of Arcobacter sp. CECT 8986 DNA.
AAATCTGAATTTTCAAATGAATTTTTGAAAGTTATTAGATTTATAGATTCTCATATAAAATTAAAAAGAGTACATGAATTTGCAATACTAAATTATCTTTTAAATCATGATTTTATAGATTTAAATATAGCAAAAGAGCAAGTTTTAAAGTACCAAGAAAAAGTGGATATTAAAACAGTAAAACATAGTTTTAGATATTTAAATCAAGAGTTTTTTGATAGTGCACAAATAAATAGACAAGAAAAAATCGTAAGTTTAAAAGATGATATTTTAGAAGTTACAAATGTTTTTAAAAATATTTTAAAAAATGAACAACAAAAAAAGATAATAAAATCAAGTGTTGAGTATGCAATTTTACTATATGAAAAAGAGTTTAATAGAACTTATTATTCAATACCATTTTTAAAATTATATGAAAAGTATAATATGAAAAATATCGCTTTATTATGTAATCTTGATAAAATTCATAGCTCTTTTAGAGGAAGTGGACAATTAAAATTTAAAAATGATTATTTTTTATTTATTAATTTAGATAAAGAAAATGCACCTAAAAGTAAAAGGTACAATAATACTTTCTTCTCAAGAGATACTTTTTCATGGCAAACAAAACCAAATGCAACTATTGAAAAAGGTGATGGAAAACTATTAATAGAAAATCAAAAAAACAAAGTAAGATTACATATATTTGTTAGAAAATTTATAAAAGTCGATAAAAAAACACAGAATTTTATATATTTAGGTTTGGCAAATACAATTAAGTATGAAAATGAAAAACCCATCAATTTAACTTTGAAATTAGAAAAAGAACTTCCAAAATATCTATATGATGAGTTTACATTAAATGTTTAAACAGCAGCCTCATCTATTATTTTAAAAATAGTTTTCTCAACTCTTTGCATAACATCTTTTAAATTAGCATTTAGTTGAGGAAAAACAAAAGATGGCTTAATAACACAAATATTTGTTTTACCTTCATCTTCATAAACAGAGATACTACAAGGTAAAATGGCACTTACACTTGGGTCAATATCTAATATCTCTTTTGCAATATGAGGTTGACAGATATCTAATACTAAACATTCTCTTCCTAGTGTTACACCTTTGTTTGAAAGTTTCTCTTCTATATTATGTGTATGTTGAAGACCAAAACCATTATTAGGAATCGCTCTTTGAAGTGCTTCATAAGCTTCTTGAACACTTTTAGAAGTTGATACTAGATATTTCATATATAATCCTTATAATAAATTGTGTTATTTTATAAAAAATATTTTAATAATAGCTAATATAGGAAACCTATATTAACTATTTGATAACTCTTTTAAGTCTTTAACTAATTCATCAACTCTTTTTTTAGAAGTATTCCATGCAAATACAAATCTTCCTCCACCAAGTCCAATGAATCCATAAAAAATCCAATCTCTTTGTTTTAGTTGTTCAAGCATTTGTACTGGAGCTTCAATAAATACACTATTTGATTCAACAGGGAATTTTATTTTGATATCTTTAATATCAGAAATCTGTTCTTCAAAATATTTTGCCATTTTATTAGCATGAGTTGCATTTTTTCTCCACAAGTCATTTTCTAATAATCCTAGCCATTGTGCAGATATAAATTTCATTTTTGAAGCAAGTTGACCTGCTTGTTTACATCTATAATCAAAATCTTGAGCTAACTCTTTATTAAAAAATACTATTACTTCACCCATTGCCATACCGTTTTTTGTTCCTGAAAAACATAAAACATCTACACCAACTTTCCAAGTAATATCTGCTGGTTTACATCCAAGTGATGCAACAGCATTTGCAAATCTTGCTCCATCCATTTGGATATGAAGATTGTACTCTTTTGCTACTTTTTGAATCTGTTTTAACTCTTCAATTGTATAAACAGTTCCTAACTCTGTTGATTGTGTAATTGAAACAACTTTTGGTTTAGGATAGTGAATATCTGTTCTTTTAGTTGCCAAATGTACAATATCATCAGGAGTTAACTTTCCATTTTTTGCTTCTGCTAATAGAAGCTTTGATCCATTAGAGAAAAATTCAGGTGCTCCGCACTCATCTGTCTCTATATGTGCTACATCCGTACATATAATACTATGGTACGAACTGCATAGTGCTGCTAAACTTAAAGAGTTTGCAGCTGTCCCAGTAAATACAAAAAAAATCTCACAATCTGTTTCAAATAATTCTCTTAATTTATCTGCTGCATATTTTGTATAGTAATCATTTCCATATGCTAAAGCATTGTCATTATTTAATTCGATTATCTTTTCTAGTACTTCAGGACAAATCTGTGAGTAGTTGTCACTTGCAAACTGCTCATTTATTTTTTCATACATATTTATCCTTATAAAAAATTCAGATGCAATTTTAACCACTTTTTTTAGTTATTTAGCTAATTTGAATACCCTTTTGATAAAAAATTTATCATTTTTCTAAAAAAATACTTGACAAATATAGACTCAATAAGTTATAATCCTTTAGCAGTTCAAGATAAAGAGTGCTAAAAATTGAAAAAGATTGGTTTTAAATGATTGATAAAAAAGAGTTTTTATTACAGTCTATTATTAAAGCATACATTGAACATTGTGAACCAATAGGTTCAAGTCAATTAAAAACAATGTATGATATTGCTTACTCTCCAGCAACTATTAGAGGTTACTTTAAGAAGTTAGGAGATGAAGGTTTCTTGGCACAAGAACACGCAAGTAGTGGTAGAACACCAACTACTGAAGCTTTAAAGCAATATTGGGATAATAAATTAAACTTTAAACTATCTTTTGTTGATTTGAAAACGATTGAGTATTTGGCGCAAAGAATTGGAATAACTGTATTTATTAAAGAGTTAAAAAATGATAAGTTGGTAGATATATTA
It encodes the following:
- a CDS encoding DUF302 domain-containing protein, producing the protein MKYLVSTSKSVQEAYEALQRAIPNNGFGLQHTHNIEEKLSNKGVTLGRECLVLDICQPHIAKEILDIDPSVSAILPCSISVYEDEGKTNICVIKPSFVFPQLNANLKDVMQRVEKTIFKIIDEAAV
- a CDS encoding threonine aldolase family protein, which produces MYEKINEQFASDNYSQICPEVLEKIIELNNDNALAYGNDYYTKYAADKLRELFETDCEIFFVFTGTAANSLSLAALCSSYHSIICTDVAHIETDECGAPEFFSNGSKLLLAEAKNGKLTPDDIVHLATKRTDIHYPKPKVVSITQSTELGTVYTIEELKQIQKVAKEYNLHIQMDGARFANAVASLGCKPADITWKVGVDVLCFSGTKNGMAMGEVIVFFNKELAQDFDYRCKQAGQLASKMKFISAQWLGLLENDLWRKNATHANKMAKYFEEQISDIKDIKIKFPVESNSVFIEAPVQMLEQLKQRDWIFYGFIGLGGGRFVFAWNTSKKRVDELVKDLKELSNS